In one Streptomyces sp. T12 genomic region, the following are encoded:
- a CDS encoding phytanoyl-CoA dioxygenase family protein, with translation MSTSQQLLTSVQVARFVAQGYLRLDGVVPQEINERAIAALPQGLPEVAYGTPLDGAFARDTFVHELLDLPVAAGAVESLVGPGPTVDHHAVHVREPHEGQAQPLHGDAIIDVRPDAFDIQLMYYPHEVTAEMGGTLSVPGSHLRRINETDVGRVQNLRGQTRLTCPAGTVVLLHHGIWHSGRRNDTARRRYMYKLRLNPTVPQVRLWDVSDLHDPAVTAELNTYFPWYEQATARLEIYNRVLLWRALTGDDSFDVEYWVTRVSNRPTLRSHA, from the coding sequence ATGTCAACCAGCCAGCAACTCCTGACATCGGTTCAGGTGGCGCGCTTCGTCGCGCAGGGATATCTGCGCCTGGACGGGGTGGTGCCGCAAGAGATCAACGAACGGGCCATCGCGGCCTTGCCGCAGGGCCTGCCGGAAGTGGCCTACGGCACTCCGCTGGACGGGGCGTTCGCGCGGGACACGTTCGTCCACGAGCTGCTCGACCTTCCGGTCGCCGCAGGCGCCGTCGAGAGCCTGGTCGGCCCCGGGCCGACCGTCGACCACCATGCGGTTCATGTGCGCGAGCCGCACGAGGGACAGGCGCAGCCGCTCCACGGAGACGCGATCATCGACGTGCGGCCGGACGCGTTCGACATCCAGCTCATGTACTACCCGCACGAGGTGACCGCCGAGATGGGCGGCACCCTCAGTGTGCCCGGAAGCCATCTGCGCAGGATCAACGAGACGGATGTCGGCCGCGTCCAGAACCTCAGGGGGCAGACCCGTCTGACCTGCCCGGCAGGCACGGTCGTTCTCCTGCACCACGGCATCTGGCACAGTGGCCGCCGCAACGACACCGCGCGCCGTCGCTACATGTACAAACTCCGCCTCAACCCGACCGTGCCGCAGGTGCGTCTGTGGGACGTCTCCGACCTGCACGACCCCGCGGTGACCGCGGAACTCAACACGTACTTCCCCTGGTACGAGCAGGCCACGGCCCGACTGGAGATCTACAACCGGGTCCTCCTTTGGCGGGCCCTGACCGGTGACGACTCGTTCGACGTCGAGTACTGGGTCACGCGCGTCAGCAACCGGCCCACCTTGAGGAGTCACGCATGA
- a CDS encoding AraC family transcriptional regulator: MKHATLRIDEAPTVANAGIGVHGVSTAHDVFRLPDLWQLHLYHYDGALSLGQSVHPIRPGHVSLVPPNTEVHFHYRGRSEHFYVHLRLHDGGTARMVPVMQDAATESTRLADLLRNAVTAMPTSPPRATAEVWTALWRIAELPRGDETRRRHPFVTAAQAYVEEHLAGPLSVPDVARAVGISHTHLTRVFRAETGLTVVSYIRHRRLQRARHLLLSSTLAITAIAAAVGIADLQAFNKACRRELGASPRDIRAAAPAGPNGPGP; the protein is encoded by the coding sequence GTGAAGCACGCGACACTACGCATCGACGAGGCGCCCACCGTGGCCAATGCCGGCATCGGGGTGCACGGCGTCTCCACCGCCCACGACGTCTTCCGGCTGCCCGACCTGTGGCAGCTGCACCTCTACCACTACGACGGTGCACTGTCCCTCGGGCAGTCGGTCCACCCCATACGCCCCGGCCACGTCAGCCTCGTGCCACCGAACACCGAGGTGCACTTCCACTACAGGGGCAGGTCGGAGCACTTCTACGTCCACCTGCGGCTGCACGACGGCGGAACCGCGCGCATGGTCCCGGTGATGCAGGACGCCGCGACGGAGAGCACGCGCCTGGCCGATCTCCTCCGAAACGCCGTGACAGCCATGCCGACCTCTCCCCCGCGAGCCACGGCCGAGGTCTGGACCGCTCTGTGGCGCATCGCCGAGTTGCCGAGGGGCGATGAAACCAGGCGCCGCCACCCCTTCGTGACCGCCGCACAGGCCTACGTCGAGGAACACCTGGCCGGCCCGCTGTCCGTACCGGACGTCGCTCGCGCCGTCGGAATCTCCCACACCCACCTGACGCGTGTGTTCCGCGCCGAAACCGGCCTCACAGTCGTGTCGTACATACGGCACCGACGCCTTCAACGCGCCCGCCACCTCCTGTTGTCCTCCACCCTGGCCATCACCGCCATCGCCGCGGCCGTGGGCATCGCCGATCTCCAGGCCTTCAACAAGGCCTGCCGCCGTGAACTCGGCGCGAGCCCGCGTGACATACGCGCGGCTGCCCCTGCGGGGCCGAACGGCCCAGGCCCGTGA